In a genomic window of Vicinamibacterales bacterium:
- a CDS encoding DUF4256 domain-containing protein, whose amino-acid sequence MSPSSSAPKVKELTGKERDRLLQILEARFAAHMQRHADLEWSAVRARLESNAAGLQSLDAMEQSGGEPDVVGIDRTTGEFIFMDCSAQSPKGRRSVCYDRRALVARKEHKPKSDAVTMAGAMGATLLTVDEYRRLQELGEFDTTTSSWVQTPEKIRNLGGGLFCDRRYDTVFVYHNGADSYYAARGFRCSLRV is encoded by the coding sequence ATGAGCCCGTCGTCGAGTGCGCCCAAGGTCAAAGAGCTCACCGGCAAGGAGCGCGATCGCCTCCTGCAGATCCTCGAGGCGCGGTTTGCCGCGCACATGCAGCGTCACGCAGATCTCGAATGGTCCGCGGTGCGGGCGAGGCTGGAATCGAACGCCGCCGGACTCCAGTCGCTCGACGCCATGGAACAGTCCGGCGGCGAACCGGATGTCGTCGGGATCGACAGGACGACGGGCGAGTTCATCTTCATGGACTGTTCCGCGCAGAGTCCGAAAGGACGGCGCAGCGTCTGTTACGACCGCCGTGCGCTCGTCGCGCGCAAGGAGCACAAGCCGAAGAGCGACGCGGTGACGATGGCCGGCGCCATGGGGGCGACGCTGCTGACCGTCGACGAGTACCGGCGCCTTCAGGAGCTTGGCGAGTTCGACACGACGACGTCCAGCTGGGTGCAGACGCCCGAGAAGATTCGCAATCTCGGCGGCGGGTTGTTCTGCGACCGCCGCTACGACACCGTGTTCGTGTATCACAACGGCGCCGACTCCTATTACGCCGCCCGCGGGTTCCGCTGCTCGCTGCGAGTCTAG